A region of Antedon mediterranea chromosome 8, ecAntMedi1.1, whole genome shotgun sequence DNA encodes the following proteins:
- the LOC140057128 gene encoding uncharacterized protein — protein sequence MDDLNESVTDANEADNLKSKLIETLKKGNFNIRKWQSNVRNMCDESEHATAATALGTKWDLVNDTLKVKEVKLIQGVIPTKRSILKQTASYYDVFGMLSGILVRPKTLLQKLWQLNIDWDTPLNQRGELCAILSEINEDLEKASDIEIPRCLIPEPFRGKRPLPKVSLHGASDAPEDAMGIGVWLRWSHEESTEAYLSFVCARARLTPLKQSSIPRKELQPILLLSRLMLTVKNALRFDIVYSKIWTDSMTAISWLRGQSKSFRSYVAYRVGEITSEFDPIKDIAFVPSDQNTIDIVSRGGNIDDMKKVIDGPGFRRSPPISWPKTPTNVQVAPEDGEQKKFHVRNAKTLTLKIKAIPEFERILDPTKFSSWPKLKMVTARVVSLKQLPKNQWLKKLTSQISEWPSPHALKEAELLWIRQGQAEINFNDHNIMKLDPVFDEKEGVYRVGGRIKNAPLSYDIRHPYLLPKGSHISLLIVRDRHRHSLHGGHLRTA from the coding sequence ATGGATGATTTGAATGAATCTGTTACTGATGCTAATGAGGCTGACAACTTAAAGTCTAAACTCATTGAGACTCTGAAGAAAGGAAACTTCAATATCAGAAAATGGCAATCCAACGTTAGGAATATGTGTGATGAATCAGAACACGCCACTGCTGCAACAGCTTTGGGAACAAAGTGGGACCTTGTGAACGACACTCTAAAGGTCAAAGAGGTAAAACTAATTCAAGGTGTAATCCCAACTAAACGTAGCATTCTGAAACAAACCGCTTCTTACTATGACGTATTCGGTATGCTTTCCGGTATCCTTGTCCGACCGAAAACACTGTTACAAAAACTGTGGCAACTAAACATTGATTGGGATACACCACTTAACCAGAGAGGTGAACTTTGTGCTATTCTCAGTGAAATCAATGAAGACCTTGAAAAAGCAAGTGACATAGAAATTCCAAGATGTCTTATTCCAGAGCCATTTAGAGGAAAAAGACCATTACCAAAAGTATCTCTGCATGGTGCAAGTGATGCTCCAGAAGATGCTATGGGTATTGGAGTTTGGCTAAGGTGGTCACATGAAGAGTCAACTGAAGCTTATTTGTCGTTTGTGTGCGCCCGAGCCAGACTCACACCACTTAAACAATCAAGCATCCCCAGGAAAGAACTTCAACCAATTCTGCTGCTTTCAAGGCTGATGCTCACTGTAAAGAATGCTTTGAGGTTTGACATAGTTTATTCAAAGATTTGGACAGACAGTATGACTGCCATCAGTTGGCTGAGAGGTCAATCTAAATCTTTCCGATCGTATGTTGCATACCGTGTAGGTGAGATCACTTCTGAATTTGACCCGATCAAAGATATTGCCTTTGTACCGTCAGACCAGAACACTATAGATATTGTTTCAAGAGGAGGAAACATTGACGATATGAAGAAAGTCATCGATGGACCAGGGTTCCGACGATCACCACCAATCTCTTGGCCTAAAACTCCGACAAATGTTCAAGTAGCTCCTGAAGATGGAGAACAAAAGAAATTCCATGTCCGTAATGCTAAGACACTAACACTCAAAATAAAGGCTATCCCTGAATTTGAAAGAATACTTGATCCCACCAAGTTTTCTAGTTGGCCAAAACTTAAGATGGTCACAGCAAGAGTTGTGTCCTTAAAGCAGTTACCAAAGAACCAATGGTTAAAGAAGTTAACTTCACAAATTTCTGAGTGGCCTTCACCACATGCATTGAAGGAAGCTGAGTTGCTTTGGATCCGACAGGGACAAGCTGAGATAAATTTCAATGATCACAACATCATGAAGCTAGATCCAGTCTTCGATGAGAAAGAAGGAGTGTACCGTGTTGGTGGACGGATTAAGAATGCACCACTGTCGTATGACATAAGACACCCTTACCTACTACCGAAGGGAAGCCATATCAGTTTACTGATTGTTCGGGATAGACACAGACACTCTTTACATGGGGGCCACCTGAGAACCGCATAA
- the LOC140057135 gene encoding uncharacterized protein — protein sequence MSRFVQTLQTFETRAETIGLSGELNSKIMLSQIKQKLPEEHRIAYYKSVRDNETGHSLTGLVKWLYSQLLLLEKAMPMTETESSSSSKKASNAAVVSSAEGYKSDYNRNPKCALHSTANTHFLKSCNKFRSLSQKEKYEVMKKNRICFRCGHNNCSAGKPPYDKNSCQFAAPCGTPSCGSNLHFPAVCPVLYERKDQPNLNCNAQPFQPADPTTVVKQAGSKLQVTLPTVMGYLRCGKTRRLVRILLDGGSQATLLRSGLIPLTNQDVYQKHDLSLVGGKTITKKLRLLNCYIEDVNGTWSCPLTVTEIDEPCGDAPIVYKEQLKQYSHLNEIDLQVAPYPTIDVLLGVDNTHLMIWEEYLRGECINEPVAVKCPFGWFIQGGQLTTSALFNYVNVSAVGPMEDFLGIETMGLEPKKCKCSENLTNRKATEAIDQSVKQLPNGTYEIRLPWKRAPNDLPDNYGYAVKRLKSLEKQFENRSIEWEVYCEQMRDQLKRGVSRRVTEAELQRDREAGRKMWFLPHFAVTKESKTTPVRVVYDGKARFQGHSLNDYLYKGENVNTDLFDVALRFRENEVGIISDISKMFQAIKISSDDARFHRFVFRENPNHPIQVYELTTVTFGDKPSLRLL from the coding sequence ATGAGTCGTTTTGTCCAAACCCTTCAAACGTTTGAAACCAGAGCGGAAACCATTGGTTTATCTGGAGAATTGAACAGCAAAATCATGCTGAGCcaaataaaacagaaattaCCAGAAGAACACAGAATAGCTTACTATAAAAGCGTTAGGGACAACGAAACAGGTCATTCTCTCACTGGCTTGGTTAAATGGCTGTACAGCCAATTATTGTTACTTGAGAAAGCTATGCCCATGACTGAAACTGAATCATCTTCATCGTCAAAGAAGGCTTCAAATGCTGCTGTAGTGTCATCTGCAGAAGGATACAAGTCAGACTACAATAGAAATCCCAAGTGTGCACTACATTCAACTGCGAATACCCATTTCTTAAAGAGTTGTAACAAGTTTCGAAGTTTGTCTCAAAAGGAGAAATATGAAGTGATGAAAAAGAACAGAATCTGTTTTAGATGTGGTCACAACAATTGCTCTGCTGGTAAACCTCCATATGATAAGAATTCCTGTCAATTTGCCGCACCTTGTGGAACTCCATCTTGTGGAAGTAACCTTCACTTTCCGGCTGTTTGTCCTGTCTTGTATGAAAGAAAGGATCAACCCAATCTTAATTGCAATGCTCAACCATTTCAACCAGCGGATCCAACCACAGTTGTTAAGCAGGCAGGCAGTAAATTACAAGTGACTTTACCTACTGTTATGGGGTACCTGAGATGTGGCAAAACCCGCCGTCTAGTGCGTATCTTATTGGATGGTGGAAGCCAAGCGACACTTCTGAGATCGGGACTCATTCCACTTACTAATCAAGATGTTTATCAAAAACACGATCTGAGTCTGGTTGGTGGTAAGACAATTACTAAGAAACTACGATTGCTGAATTGCTACATTGAAGACGTAAATGGTACATGGTCTTGTCCACTCACCGTCACAGAAATAGACGAACCCTGCGGAGATGCTCCTATAGTATACAAAGAACAGCTTAAACAATACAGTCATCTAAATGAAATTGATTTACAAGTTGCTCCATACCCAACTATTGATGTACTGCTTGGTGTCGATAACACACACTTAATGATTTGGGAAGAGTACCTCCGAGGTGAATGTATCAATGAACCTGTAGCCGTGAAATGTCCTTTTGGATGGTTTATCCAAGGAGGACAACTCACCACATCAGCACTCTTCAACTATGTTAATGTGTCTGCAGTTGGACCAATGGAAGATTTTCTTGGCATTGAGACAATGGGTTTAGAACCAAAGAAGTGCAAATGCTCGGAAAATCTTACAAACCGCAAGGCAACGGAAGCAATTGATCAGAGTGTGAAACAACTGCCAAATGGAACTTATGAAATTAGATTGCCTTGGAAAAGGGCACCAAATGACCTTCCAGATAACTATGGGTATGCTGTGAAGAGACTGAAGAGCCTAGAAAAGCAATTTGAGAATAGAAGCATAGAATGGGAAGTGTATTGCGAACAAATGAGAGATCAACTGAAAAGAGGTGTCTCTCGTCGAGTGACAGAAGCAGAGCTACAAAGAGATAGAGAGGCTGGAAGGAAGATGTGGTTTTTACCACACTTTGCCGTAACCAAAGAATCTAAAACAACACCTGTGAGAGTGGTATATGATGGGAAGGCAAGATTTCAAGGCCATTCTCttaatgattatttatataaaggagaaaaTGTTAATACAGATCTTTTTGATGTTGCCCTACGATTCCGAGAAAACGAAGTTGGTATAATTTCCGACATTAGTAAGATGTTCCAGGCTATTAAAATCAGTTCTGATGATGCCCGCTTTCATCGATTTGTGTTCAGAGAGAATCCTAACCATCCAATTCAAGTGTACGAGTTGACGACTGTTACATTTGGTGACAAGCCATCACTGCGGCTATTGTGA
- the LOC140056946 gene encoding uncharacterized protein: MRGVPERTPIAFLNTGRRGQRKAFCKVGFVKNITTKESQQTKTSIRNTTSPNNIYIGKNFGVKLCDYFKFARAVEHAGERALVQCSFNCFRSFASMELSSSGKKLEMCPNAGGNSVESEVLSFEMLHRCFGAELLKTEMEVDYFPSGGAITDYTCRLFGITLGVSVTRAMKYKGQFDVEDAREDATRLLTKKLNGMSF, from the exons ATGAGAGGTGTTCCAGAGCGTACCCCTATCGCTTTTTTGAATACCGGCCGCCGTGGCCAAAGGAAGGCCTTTTGCAAAGTCGGATTTGTGAAAAATATCACCACAAAAGAATCTCAACAAACCAAGACAAGTATACGAAATACTACGTCTCCAAATAACATCTACATTGGGAAGAACTTTGGTGTTAAGCTATGCGACTATTTTAAGTTTGCACGCGCAGTTGAGCATGCTGGAGAGAGGGCGCTAGTCCAGTGCTCTTTCAACTGTTTCAGATCGTTCGCGTCTATGGAGTTATCGTCCTCTGGAAAGAAGCTAGAGATGTGTCCAAATGCTGGTGGAAATTCGGTTGAATCTGAAGTTCT TAGTTTTGAAATGTTACATCGCTGTTTTGGTGCCGAGCTTTTGAAGACCGAAATGGAAGTGGATTACTTCCCGTCTGGTGGCGCTATCACTGACTACACATGTCGTCTGTTTGGTATCACATTGGGCGTGTCCGTTACCAGGGCGATGAAATACAAAGGCCAGTTTGACGTAGAGGATGCCCGAGAGGATGCCACGAGGCTACTGACAAAGAAACTAAATGGTATGAGTTTTTGA